In Chryseobacterium turcicum, a single window of DNA contains:
- a CDS encoding peptidogalycan biosysnthesis protein gives MAYTFKIFNSTTELPEDWNSRIGQQNIMLSEEYFRVLEESKPVNMNCCFVGFFSDKKLVGGALFQYLSFIEHKSFQKGEVLCNIRNFLTRQLSKDVMILGNNMLTGQNGFYFDTAEIPTDTAIPLLNEASKSVSRVLGKTSLIIYKDYQKSFLKNFEDEKLKSFYRFSVQPNMILNIKQEWSSFENYSNDLSKKYRARLKSAKKKIKGIQRLELNIESIKKHQNEMNVLYQNVAENAPFNTFFLTQNHFESMKRNLQENFRVFGYFFNEKLIGFFTLILNNNDIDTYFLGYKKEIQKEKQVYLNMLFDMIEFGISNQFKRIVFGRTALEIKSTIGAEPVDIFGLIKHNNKAINPFMEKIFTSLNPKIEWIQRKPFK, from the coding sequence ATGGCTTATACTTTTAAAATTTTTAATTCTACTACTGAGCTTCCGGAGGACTGGAACTCCAGAATCGGGCAACAAAATATTATGTTGTCTGAAGAATATTTTCGTGTTTTAGAAGAATCTAAACCTGTAAATATGAATTGCTGTTTTGTGGGCTTTTTTTCTGATAAAAAGTTAGTGGGCGGTGCTTTATTTCAATATTTAAGTTTCATCGAGCATAAAAGCTTTCAGAAAGGTGAAGTTTTGTGCAACATAAGAAATTTTTTGACCAGACAGTTGAGTAAGGATGTGATGATTTTAGGGAATAATATGCTGACCGGACAAAATGGTTTCTATTTCGATACCGCAGAAATACCTACAGATACAGCGATTCCCTTGTTGAATGAAGCATCTAAAAGTGTAAGTAGAGTATTGGGAAAAACATCTTTGATTATTTACAAAGATTATCAGAAATCGTTTTTGAAAAATTTTGAGGACGAAAAGCTGAAATCTTTTTATAGATTTTCGGTACAACCGAATATGATTTTAAATATAAAACAGGAATGGAGCTCTTTTGAAAATTATTCGAATGATTTATCTAAAAAATACCGAGCGAGATTGAAATCTGCAAAGAAAAAAATCAAAGGAATTCAAAGATTAGAATTAAATATTGAGTCAATCAAAAAGCATCAGAATGAAATGAATGTTTTGTATCAAAACGTTGCGGAAAATGCTCCCTTCAATACATTTTTTCTTACACAAAATCATTTTGAAAGCATGAAACGCAATCTTCAGGAAAACTTCAGAGTTTTTGGATATTTTTTTAATGAAAAGCTGATTGGATTTTTTACGTTAATTCTCAATAATAATGATATTGATACTTATTTTTTAGGTTATAAAAAAGAGATTCAGAAAGAAAAGCAAGTCTATCTCAACATGCTTTTTGATATGATTGAATTTGGAATTTCTAATCAATTTAAGCGTATCGTTTTTGGTAGAACTGCTCTCGAAATAAAATCTACAATCGGAGCAGAGCCGGTAGATATTTTTGGATTGATAAAGCATAACAACAAAGCAATTAATCCATTTATGGAAAAGATTTTCACATCGCTAAATCCTAAAATTGAATGGATTCAGAGAAAACCTTTTAAATAA
- a CDS encoding DUF1761 domain-containing protein, whose protein sequence is MIQINFLAILVAALIPLIMGFIWYNPKVFGNIWMRESGLTEEKMKGANMGVVFILSIILSFLIGMFLQFVTIHQFGALGMIGGDETLAKPSYTAFMNDYGKAYRSFGHGALHSFMTGIFFVFPLIAINAMFERKSWKYVFINTGFWTITITLMGGIICGWYATDGFNWVTQK, encoded by the coding sequence ATGATACAAATTAACTTTTTGGCAATACTTGTTGCTGCGTTAATCCCTTTGATAATGGGATTTATTTGGTATAATCCTAAAGTTTTCGGAAACATTTGGATGAGAGAATCTGGTTTAACGGAAGAAAAAATGAAAGGCGCAAATATGGGCGTAGTCTTTATTCTGTCCATTATTTTATCTTTTTTAATCGGGATGTTTTTACAATTTGTAACGATTCATCAGTTTGGAGCTTTGGGAATGATAGGTGGTGATGAAACTTTAGCAAAACCTTCTTACACTGCTTTTATGAATGATTATGGTAAAGCCTACCGCTCATTTGGTCATGGCGCACTACATTCTTTTATGACAGGTATTTTCTTTGTTTTTCCATTAATTGCGATTAATGCCATGTTTGAAAGAAAATCTTGGAAATATGTTTTCATTAACACAGGATTCTGGACCATTACCATCACTTTAATGGGCGGAATTATTTGTGGATGGTATGCGACAGATGGTTTCAATTGGGTTACACAAAAATAA
- a CDS encoding ABC-F family ATP-binding cassette domain-containing protein, translating into MNYVSVENLTKSYGIKTLFKNISFHVNEGDKIAIVAKNGSGKSTLLKILMGKEIADSGNVVINKDIQVVLFDQEIDFDSDLTIDEFMMTLDSAPILALKKYHHALLSGNPDEMETALAEMEIHKAWDLENEMSQILSQLKITDLTAKMGMLSGGQIKRVALAKLLTETRAEHRHTLLIMDEPTNHLDVEMVEWLENYLNKAKITLILVTHDRYFLDAVCGIIWEMEDQNLYFHNGSYATYLENKMIREDNMNSTIDKAQNLYRKELEWMRRQPKARTTKSKSRQDDFYETEKVAKTDTRKESLELDFEMKRLGNKILELRDVSKSYGDKLLLKDFSYQFQRGEKVGIVGKNGAGKSTLLNIIQGFEPKDSGEIETGETIKFGYFSQKGLQYKEEERVIDFIKDISENFPLANGKTITASQFLRLFLFDDQTQYSPISKLSGGEKRRLHLMYILYQNPNFLIFDEPTNDLDLPTLTVLENFLLNFQGSLIIVSHDRYFMDRIVDHILAFEGEGKIKDFIGNFSEYRENKKLEDVSQKSEYKKAKLVPEKVVEKPAPVAVEKPQAPKKKLSFKEQRELETIEKEIPEFEGKRATILEQLNNEADYEKISKLSAELESLAEKLENHEMRWLELQD; encoded by the coding sequence ATGAATTACGTTTCTGTCGAAAACCTTACCAAATCGTATGGTATTAAAACTTTATTTAAAAATATCTCTTTTCATGTCAACGAAGGCGACAAAATTGCCATTGTAGCCAAAAATGGTAGCGGTAAGTCTACCCTTTTGAAGATTTTGATGGGAAAAGAAATCGCAGACAGTGGAAATGTAGTCATTAATAAAGACATTCAGGTAGTTTTGTTTGATCAGGAAATCGATTTTGATTCTGATTTGACGATTGACGAGTTTATGATGACTTTAGATTCGGCGCCAATTTTAGCTTTAAAAAAATACCATCATGCTTTGCTTTCTGGAAACCCGGATGAGATGGAAACAGCGCTTGCTGAAATGGAAATTCACAAAGCTTGGGATTTGGAAAATGAAATGAGCCAAATTCTTTCTCAGCTGAAAATTACAGATTTAACAGCGAAAATGGGAATGCTTTCCGGAGGACAGATTAAACGTGTTGCTTTGGCAAAACTTTTAACGGAAACCAGAGCAGAACACCGTCATACCCTATTGATTATGGATGAGCCCACCAACCACCTTGATGTGGAAATGGTAGAATGGCTAGAAAATTATTTAAATAAAGCAAAAATAACTTTAATTCTTGTTACGCACGACAGGTATTTTCTTGATGCTGTTTGTGGAATTATTTGGGAAATGGAAGATCAAAATCTATATTTCCATAATGGTTCTTATGCGACTTATCTTGAAAATAAAATGATTCGTGAGGATAATATGAATTCTACGATTGATAAAGCGCAAAACCTTTACAGAAAGGAATTGGAGTGGATGCGTAGACAGCCAAAAGCACGAACTACAAAATCTAAATCGAGGCAAGATGACTTTTACGAAACTGAAAAAGTAGCTAAAACCGATACCCGAAAAGAGTCTTTGGAGCTTGATTTTGAAATGAAAAGATTGGGTAACAAAATTCTTGAACTTAGAGATGTTTCAAAAAGCTATGGTGATAAATTATTGCTAAAAGACTTCAGTTACCAGTTTCAAAGAGGTGAAAAAGTAGGAATTGTAGGAAAAAACGGAGCCGGAAAATCTACTTTACTGAATATTATTCAAGGTTTTGAACCTAAAGATTCTGGGGAAATTGAAACCGGAGAAACTATTAAATTCGGATATTTTTCTCAAAAAGGACTTCAATATAAAGAAGAAGAAAGAGTCATTGATTTCATTAAAGACATTTCTGAAAACTTCCCTTTGGCTAATGGAAAAACAATTACTGCCTCTCAGTTTTTGAGGTTATTCTTATTTGATGACCAAACGCAATACTCACCGATTTCTAAACTTTCGGGAGGTGAAAAAAGAAGACTGCATTTGATGTATATTCTGTATCAAAATCCTAATTTCTTGATTTTTGATGAGCCTACCAATGATCTTGACCTTCCTACTTTGACGGTTTTGGAAAATTTCCTTTTAAACTTTCAAGGCAGTTTGATTATCGTTTCTCACGATAGATACTTTATGGATCGTATTGTTGATCATATTTTAGCGTTTGAAGGGGAAGGAAAAATTAAAGATTTCATCGGAAACTTTTCAGAATACCGAGAAAATAAAAAACTAGAAGACGTAAGCCAAAAAAGTGAATATAAAAAGGCGAAATTAGTTCCTGAAAAAGTCGTTGAAAAACCAGCTCCAGTAGCTGTTGAAAAACCACAGGCTCCAAAAAAGAAACTTTCTTTCAAAGAGCAACGTGAACTGGAAACTATTGAAAAAGAAATTCCTGAATTTGAAGGTAAAAGAGCAACTATCTTGGAACAACTGAATAATGAAGCTGATTACGAGAAAATATCAAAACTTTCTGCTGAGCTGGAAAGTCTTGCTGAGAAACTTGAAAATCACGAAATGAGATGGCTTGAGCTTCAAGACTAA
- a CDS encoding Gfo/Idh/MocA family oxidoreductase: MQLVKVGLCAFGMSGKVFHAPFLKEHPGFFMSAIVERSKEDSKEKYPDAIIYRSVEEMLKHADIEVVVVNTPVQTHFEYVKMALEAGKNVIVEKPFTVTVSEAEELVDLAENKNLFLSVYQNRRFDRDYLQVQKVVAEGKLGNIKEVEIRFDRFRTEPSGKEHKENPEQNGSGSVHDLGSHLVDQATQFFGFPEKVFADIFSMKGEAYANDYFEILLYYKNDLRVRLKSSVFTKEDHYAYKIHGDKGSFLQERTDNQENELVAGAIPTYGKDWMQPLIETDGILNYFNENSEAERVLTLSNPGNYMNYYQQIYEHIVFGYALPSLGNEVVQNMKIIEAALESSKKGKVVEL; encoded by the coding sequence ATGCAATTGGTAAAAGTAGGTTTGTGTGCCTTTGGGATGAGTGGTAAAGTTTTTCATGCTCCGTTTTTAAAAGAGCATCCCGGTTTTTTTATGTCTGCGATTGTTGAAAGATCGAAGGAAGATTCTAAAGAAAAATATCCCGATGCCATTATTTACCGTTCGGTAGAAGAAATGCTGAAACATGCAGATATAGAAGTTGTCGTTGTAAATACTCCGGTTCAGACTCATTTTGAATATGTGAAAATGGCTTTGGAAGCCGGAAAAAATGTGATTGTAGAAAAACCCTTTACCGTTACGGTTTCAGAAGCAGAAGAACTGGTGGATTTAGCTGAAAACAAGAATCTTTTTTTAAGCGTTTATCAAAACAGAAGATTTGACCGTGATTACCTTCAGGTACAAAAAGTTGTGGCGGAAGGAAAATTAGGGAATATAAAAGAAGTTGAAATTCGTTTCGACAGATTCAGAACAGAACCTAGTGGAAAAGAGCATAAAGAAAACCCTGAGCAAAATGGTTCCGGATCTGTGCATGATTTAGGTTCGCATTTGGTAGATCAGGCAACGCAATTTTTTGGTTTCCCCGAAAAAGTTTTTGCAGATATTTTTTCAATGAAAGGAGAAGCTTATGCCAATGATTATTTTGAAATTCTACTTTATTATAAAAATGATTTGAGAGTGAGATTAAAATCTTCTGTTTTTACCAAAGAAGATCATTACGCCTATAAAATTCATGGTGATAAAGGCAGCTTTTTGCAAGAGCGTACCGATAATCAGGAAAATGAATTGGTAGCTGGAGCGATTCCCACCTACGGAAAAGATTGGATGCAACCTTTAATAGAAACTGACGGAATTCTTAATTATTTTAATGAAAACTCAGAAGCAGAAAGAGTTTTAACGTTGAGTAATCCTGGAAATTATATGAATTATTATCAGCAAATCTACGAACACATTGTTTTTGGATACGCTTTGCCCTCTCTAGGAAACGAAGTCGTTCAAAATATGAAAATTATTGAAGCCGCTCTTGAAAGTTCTAAAAAAGGAAAAGTTGTTGAACTATAA
- a CDS encoding TonB-dependent siderophore receptor, whose amino-acid sequence MNKKLITLGLLTITVSLSAQLKNTEADTIRIGTIEDVNIRKTGNPNKAIPLSIKSNLTVMETPQPIAIITHDIIEQQQAKQLSDVLQNVNGMYITSSRGNSQDSFGGRGFALGNDNIFKNGSRVNSGIFPEVSGLERVEVLKGANAMLYGNTAAGGVINMITKKPRFDFGGSIGLNAGSWNSYKPTVDIYGPLTKNIAFRVNGAYEYAESFRDVVQSEKYYFNPSFLFNLSSKSQLIVEADYLKNNFTPDFGIGGITANDGSYSLNTNTDRSTFFGTKWQYQDVEQVSTNVTFNHKFNDNWSLNSTASYQNYTKDYFSTERVAWTYAKTSPTRLSWTVPYNKTNGEQNYGSAQVNLNGEFNTGSIGHKVLIGADADYGQTDAYTYTLTNSPSKVVYLDDPSTWDNTNLAMPDSKLNINNRTRTRRIGAYAQDFISLTKEFKVIAGLRWSYIENMATINTDFKTGEKILTPNSSSSDQALSPKLGLVYMPNDNLSVFATYTNSFTTNTGKDINQNALNPTTIDQYEVGVKKNLFGNALSFNVSLYQILYNKYYATAQFDGNGIANNDTTIKEYIGKMSSRGFEVDITGNPTKYLSIIGGFSYNHAVYKDTPDLPASYVEDQRLVRTPATTANLSVFYKFGEKLQGLKVGAGLYYVGSRFAGWNDTKATLASRNNVTRMFEVDPYTTASFSVGYDWKKFSIQGKLNNIFDSKSYNVHENYSVNPITPRNYYFTLTYKL is encoded by the coding sequence ATGAATAAAAAACTAATCACGTTAGGATTACTTACCATCACAGTGTCGCTATCTGCTCAATTAAAAAATACAGAAGCTGATACCATTAGAATTGGAACCATTGAAGATGTAAATATTCGTAAGACAGGAAACCCAAACAAAGCGATTCCATTATCGATTAAATCGAACCTTACCGTAATGGAAACTCCCCAGCCTATTGCTATTATTACTCATGATATTATTGAGCAACAACAAGCAAAACAGCTTAGCGATGTTTTACAGAACGTAAACGGAATGTATATTACATCATCAAGAGGAAATTCTCAAGACAGTTTTGGAGGCCGTGGTTTTGCGCTAGGAAATGACAATATATTTAAGAACGGAAGTAGAGTTAACAGTGGGATCTTCCCAGAAGTAAGCGGATTAGAAAGAGTGGAAGTTCTGAAAGGAGCCAACGCAATGCTTTACGGAAATACTGCTGCTGGAGGTGTTATCAACATGATTACTAAAAAACCGCGATTTGATTTTGGTGGAAGTATTGGTTTAAACGCAGGGAGCTGGAATTCTTACAAACCTACAGTTGATATCTATGGCCCATTAACAAAAAACATCGCTTTCAGAGTAAACGGAGCTTATGAATATGCTGAAAGTTTCAGAGATGTGGTACAATCTGAAAAATATTATTTTAATCCTTCATTCTTATTTAACTTGAGCTCAAAATCTCAATTAATTGTTGAAGCAGATTATCTTAAAAATAATTTCACTCCAGATTTTGGAATTGGAGGTATTACAGCTAATGACGGTAGTTACTCTTTAAATACAAACACAGATAGAAGTACATTTTTTGGTACCAAATGGCAATATCAAGATGTAGAACAGGTTTCTACCAACGTAACTTTTAACCATAAGTTTAATGATAACTGGTCGTTAAATTCTACGGCTTCTTATCAGAATTATACAAAAGATTATTTTTCTACAGAAAGAGTAGCTTGGACGTATGCAAAAACAAGTCCTACAAGACTTTCTTGGACGGTTCCTTACAATAAAACAAACGGTGAACAAAATTATGGATCTGCACAAGTAAACTTAAATGGTGAATTTAATACAGGAAGTATTGGTCACAAAGTATTAATTGGTGCAGATGCAGATTATGGGCAAACTGATGCTTACACGTATACTTTAACCAATTCTCCATCTAAAGTTGTTTATCTAGATGACCCTTCAACTTGGGACAATACAAATCTTGCAATGCCAGATTCTAAACTTAATATTAATAATAGAACAAGGACAAGAAGAATTGGAGCTTACGCACAAGATTTCATTAGTTTAACAAAAGAATTTAAAGTAATTGCTGGTTTACGTTGGTCTTATATAGAAAATATGGCGACAATTAATACAGATTTCAAGACTGGCGAAAAAATCTTAACCCCTAATTCATCATCATCAGATCAAGCTTTATCACCAAAACTTGGTTTAGTGTATATGCCAAATGATAATTTATCTGTTTTTGCAACTTATACCAATTCATTCACTACAAATACCGGAAAAGATATTAACCAAAATGCTCTAAACCCAACTACAATAGACCAATATGAAGTAGGGGTGAAGAAAAATCTTTTTGGAAATGCATTATCTTTCAATGTTTCATTATACCAAATATTATATAATAAGTATTATGCGACTGCGCAATTCGATGGTAATGGAATTGCCAATAATGATACTACTATTAAAGAATATATTGGTAAAATGAGCAGTAGAGGTTTTGAAGTAGATATTACAGGAAATCCTACAAAATATTTATCAATTATCGGAGGTTTCTCTTACAACCATGCAGTTTATAAAGATACTCCAGATTTGCCTGCTTCATACGTGGAAGATCAGAGATTAGTAAGAACTCCTGCTACTACAGCAAATTTATCCGTTTTTTATAAATTTGGAGAAAAGCTTCAAGGTCTAAAAGTAGGCGCAGGTCTTTACTATGTAGGAAGTAGATTTGCTGGCTGGAACGATACAAAAGCTACATTAGCATCAAGAAATAACGTAACAAGAATGTTTGAAGTAGACCCTTATACTACCGCATCATTTAGCGTAGGTTATGATTGGAAAAAATTCTCAATACAAGGAAAACTTAATAATATTTTTGATTCTAAAAGTTACAACGTTCACGAAAATTATTCTGTAAACCCTATTACACCAAGAAATTATTATTTTACGCTTACTTATAAGCTTTAA